The proteins below come from a single Argentina anserina chromosome 1, drPotAnse1.1, whole genome shotgun sequence genomic window:
- the LOC126802526 gene encoding uncharacterized protein LOC126802526 yields MVWHHLRDNGFIKKYKVWEKHGEVAGCIDLVDQNVNINYMEDDMVRLVQEALGGGNRNANDHHDVEGNFSAACLGPNESTKNLLKLLEGASLPLYPGSTKHTALSFVVRLLQAKVLHGWSDNSFKTLLGILEESMPDETILPKSFYEAQKLVEDLGFSFYTIDACPNSCMLFRGDDINLDECRVCKASRWKEISGDAMGCAANVKRKATKQARYFPLKPRLQRLFMCSQTTKLMRWHGEERTNDGVFRHPADSLAWKDFDEKNTTFAADIRNVRLGLASDGFNPFRTRDIIHSTWPIILVPYNLPPLMCMKQPFIYLSVLIDGPKGPGDNIDVYMQPLIEELKELYEDGVETFDSFSNEMFQLRAALLWTINDFPAYANLSGWSTSGKYACPSCNSESGYERLIHGSKGSYMSHRRWLSYDHRYRSDPTAFNGSTEYRFKPRTLSGVERLAQMESDGVLTQYKIQDMERRHVIGVRRLKLELSKKQHNWRKKSILYELPYWKHNLLQHNKDVMHIEKNFADNVIFTILGVVGKSKDNLNSRRDLERMEIRRQYHLKRTESGQEYADPAEFEMNNKGKDLFLSGLAATRMPEGAASNIARRVNLRDRSIRSLKSHDNHIMLQQLIPLFIRSSLPANVVQPLIDVGNFFKQLCSLENSAADLQALRDRIVLTLCELEKIFPPSFFDIMEHLPVHLVDEALVAGAVIFRWMYHIERYLLTLKEYVRNRAYPEASIAKCYLMEECMNFCTQYLNDVESKFNRPLRKKDDDDDVNKGKDMVLEEITRVQAHRWILFHTEAVTPFLNEHLTAIQRDYPSADEQSVQQVHFREFAAWFKEHVRSLQRSSSVMLSDEIVDLSNSPMPTVKRFNSYKVNGFMFRVKSLDSHRTTQNSGVSLIQDNRESLPYYGRLTDIIKVTYSIDVKYVIFKCDWVNPRTGIKFDSFKFPLVNFKRLLYKNDRIGDEPFILASQAHQVWYAPDPSGKDWLNVARMPTRDLTHVQTKKNTWPSGSSPMEVDE; encoded by the exons ATGGTGTGGCATCATCTTCGAGATAATGGTTTCATCAAGAAGTATAAGGTTTGGGAGAAGCATGGTGAGGTTGCTGGTTGTATAGATTTAGTGGATCAAAATGTAAACATTAATTATATGGAGGATGATATGGTTAGACTTGTTCAGGAAGCTTTAGGAGGTGGTAATAGAAATGcaaatgatcatcatgatgtGGAGGGGAACTTTTCAGCGGCATGTTTAGGGCCTAACGAGTCTACAAAGAACTTGTTAAAGCTTCTAGAAGGTGCGAGCCTTCCATTGTACCCTGGTTCTACAAAACACACTGCCTTATCATTTGTGGTTCGGCTTCTACAAGCAAAGGTTCTCCATGGTTGGTCAGACAACTCTTTTAAAACTTTATTGGGAATATTAGAGGAATCAATGCCAGATGAGACGATATTGCCTAAGTCGTTTTATGAAGCTCAAAAGTTAGTGGAAGATCTGGGGTTCTCCTTCTACACAATAGACGCATGCCCCAATAGTTGTATGTTGTTTAGAGGTGATGACATTAATTTGGATGAATGCAGAGTGTGTAAGGCATCTCGATGGAAAGAGATTAGTGGAGATGCAATGGGTTGTGCAGCAAATGTGAAACGAAAAGCAACCAAACAAGCGAGATATTTTCCTTTAAAACCACGTTTACAAAGGTTGTTTATGTGTTCACAAACAACAAAGCTTATGAGGTGGCATGGAGAGGAAAGAACCAATGACGGAGTGTTCAGACATCCTGCTGATTCTCTTGCATGGAAAGATTTTGATGAGAAAAACACAACCTTTGCAGCAGACATTCGCAATGTAAGGCTTGGGTTGGCATCAGATGGATTCAATCCATTCAGGACTAGAGACATAATTCATAGTACTTGGCCTATTATCTTGGTTCCATATAACTTACCACCATTGATGTGCATGAAGCAGCCCTTCATATATCTGTCAGTTCTTATTGATGGCCCTAAAGGACCTGGAGATAACATTGATGTCTACATGCAGCCTCTTATTGAAGAACTGAAAGAGTTGTACGAAGATGGTGTAGAAACATTTGATTCATTCAGCAATGAAATGTTTCAATTGCGTGCTGCTTTGTTATGGACAATTAATGATTTCCCTGCTTATGCCAACTTATCGGGGTGGAGTACAAGTGGTAAATATGCTTGCCCCTCGTGCAACTCTGAAAGTGGTTACGAGCGGCTGATCCATGGAAGTAAGGGTTCATACATGTCTCATAGACGCTGGTTATCGTATGATCATAGGTACAGATCAGACCCAACAGCTTTTAACGGAAGTACGGAGTATAGGTTCAAGCCGAGAACATTATCTGGTGTTGAGCGTCTTGCACAAATGGAATCTGATGGTGTTCTTACACAATACAAGATACAAGATATGGAGAGAAGGCATGTGATTGGGGTACGAAGACTGAAATTAGAACTTTCGAAGAAGCAACATAATTGGAGGAAGAAAAGCATATTATATGAGCTGCCATATTGGAAACACAACTTGCTGCAACACAACAAAGACGTAATGCATATTGAAAAGAACTTTGCCGACAATGTTATTTTCACCATATTAGGAGTTGTTGGAAAGTCAAAAGACAATTTAAATTCTCGTCGCGATCTAGAGCGTATGGAAATTAGAAGGCAATATCATCTAAAGAGGACAGAGTCCGGGCAAGAGTATGCTGATCCTGCAGAGTTCGAGATGAATAATAAGGGGAAAGATCTTTTCCTCTCAGGCTTGGCAGCAACAAGGATGCCAGAAGGGGCTGCTTCAAATATAGCACGTCGTGTAAATCTACGTGATCGTAGTATTAGAAGTCTAAAGAGCCATGATAACCACATCATGTTGCAGCAGCTTATTCCTTTATTCATACGAAGTTCTTTACCTGCGAATGTGGTGCAACCATTAATTGATGTGGGGAATTTTTTTAAGCAATTATGCTCTTTGGAAAATTCTGCGGCAGACCTTCAAGCATTGCGAGATCGTATTGTGTTGACACTTTGTGAACTTGAGAAGATATTCCCACCATCTTTTTTCGATATAATGGAGCATCTACCAGTTCACTTAGTTGATGAAGCTTTAGTTGCTGGTGCTGTAATATTCCGTTGGATGTATCATATAGAAAGGTACCTACTAACCTTGAAGGAATATGTGCGGAACCGAGCCTATCCTGAAGCATCAATAGCTAAATGCTACTTAATGGAAGAGTGCATGAACTTCTGCACTCAGTACCTCAATGATGTGGAAAGCAAGTTTAATAGACCACTGAGGaaaaaagatgatgatgatgatgtgaaTAAGGGAAAAGATATGGTTCTTGAGGAGATTACACGAGTACAAGCTCATCGTTGGATCTTATTCCACACGGAAGCAGTCACACCCTTCCTTAA TGAACATCTTACTGCCATTCAAAGAGATTATCCTTCTGCAGATGAACAAAGTGTTCAACAAGTTCATTTTAGGGAATTCGCAGCATGGTTCAAGGAACAT GTTAGGAGTTTGCAACGATCATCAAGTGTTATGTTATCAGATGAAATAGTTGATTTGTCTAATTCTCCTATGCCAACAGTAAAGAGGTTCAATTCATACAAAGTCAATGGTTTTATGTTCCGCGTGAAGAGTCTTGATAGTCACCGCACTACACAGAATAGTGGTGTATCCCTAATACAAGATAATAGGGAGTCTTTACCATACTATGGGAGATTGACTGACATTATCAAAGTCACATATTCCATTGATGTCAAGTATGTTATATTTAAGTGTGATTGGGTTAATCCACGTACTGGCATAAAGTTTGATAGCTTTAAATTCCCTTTAGTGAACTTCAAGCGTTTGTTGTACAAGAATGACAGAATAGGGGATGAACCTTTCATTTTAGCATCACAAGCTCATCAAGTTTGGTATGCTCCAGATCCTTCAGGGAAAGACTGGTTGAATGTTGCAAGGATGCCTACAAGAGACTTAACTCATGTACAAACAAAGAAGAATACATGGCCTAGTGGTTCAAGTCCGATGGAAGTGGATGAGTGA
- the LOC126802530 gene encoding protein RESPONSE TO ABA AND SALT 1-like has protein sequence MYKFQNPGTSYIYTQTHKRPIRFQKSSVVSLTRMSHPIRERFVVFLDDWLLRQQALPESSVKEDRQRHLIEQVLCHYQQYFHEKSRIAEEDVCVIFSPPWLSSFEKTLLWLAGFKPTLVLRMVESSVEDLNPEQAVKLDQLKAETRRSERELSETMARIQESIASPPILETARRLGRLMDDPISTLDEAMEAMKAAMLRLTESADGLRGSTVRKVVEVLSPSQTVKVLAAVAQFQLRIRSWGLQRDEQNQHTKFGFFNVYFGLRPVQLQQ, from the coding sequence ATGTATAAATTTCAAAACCCAGGCACTagctatatatacacacagaCACACAAAAGGCCTATTCGTTTTCAAAAGTCATCGGTAGTATCACTCACAAGGATGTCCCACCCAATCCGAGAACGCTTTGTCGTCTTTCTCGACGACTGGCTACTCCGGCAGCAGGCCCTGCCGGAGAGTTCAGTCAAGGAGGATCGTCAGAGGCATTTGATCGAACAGGTTCTGTGTCACTACCAGCAGTACTTCCACGAGAAGTCCCGCATCGCCGAGGAGGACGTTTGCGTGATTTTCTCTCCTCCCTGGCTCAGCTCCTTCGAGAAGACCTTGCTCTGGCTCGCCGGCTTCAAGCCCACGCTGGTCCTCCGCATGGTGGAGAGCTCCGTGGAGGATTTGAACCCGGAGCAAGCGGTGAAGCTAGACCAACTGAAGGCGGAGACGAGGAGGAGTGAGAGGGAGCTGTCGGAGACAATGGCGAGGATTCAGGAGAGCATAGCGTCGCCGCCGATTTTGGAGACGGCGAGGAGGCTGGGGAGGTTGATGGACGATCCGATTTCGACGCTGGATGAGGCGATGGAGGCGATGAAGGCGGCGATGCTGAGGTTGACTGAGAGCGCTGATGGGCTGAGAGGCTCGACAGTGAGGAAGGTGGTGGAGGTTTTGAGTCCGAGTCAGACTGTGAAGGTTTTGGCGGCAGTGGCTCAATTTCAGCTTAGAATTCGAAGTTGGGGATTGCAGAGAGACGAGCAAAACCAACACACCAAATTTGGGTTTTTTAACGTGTATTTTGGGCTTAGGCCCGTACAATTGCAACAATAA
- the LOC126786991 gene encoding pentatricopeptide repeat-containing protein At1g08070, chloroplastic-like, producing MRKLNQIHALLIKNPKPHVLNPWLGFLIKSSAPENALFLYNQMLHQRPSHNHYTFTYALKACCLLHSPHKGQEIQAHVTKSGHISDTFIQNSLLHFYIIRSDIVSATQVFDSIPVPDVVSWTSMISGLSKCGFLEEAVMKFMSMDIKPNPTTLVTVLSSCSTLRAVKFGKAVHGHCLRNFHESNLILNNAVLEFYLRCGSLASARYLFVNMPKRDVVSWTSMVGGYAQRGFCEEAVKLFQQLVQGGEADPNEATIVNVLSACSLICALRSGQQVHSYISTQRDLMVNVNVGNALINMYVKCGHLGMAISVFKALECRDIISWTALISGMAMNGHGIQVLQLFSSMLVNGISPDGVTFLGLLTACSHAGLVNQGLMFFNAMKKIYQIVPETLHYACLVDMYGRAGLLEEAEAFIKEMPMKADGPVWGALLNACKIHGNEEMVERISEGLRNSAQVTTGTYALLSNAYANHDRWDDSNKVRDEMREMGMKTPPGCSWIEIGPEIKHTDRCSNTWSTLGKNHSLSNQTTEGSLKA from the coding sequence ATGAGAAAACTAAACCAAATCCATGCGCTACTCATCAAAAATCCAAAACCCCATGTTTTGAACCCCTGGCTGGGATTTCTTATAAAATCTTCAGCACCAGAAAATGCTCTTTTTCTCTATAACCAAATGCTCCACCAGCGTCCTTCCCATAACCACTATACATTCACTTATGCCCTCAAGGCATGCTGCTTGCTTCACTCACCCCATAAAGGCCAAGAAATCCAAGCCCACGTCACAAAATCCGGTCACATATCTGATACCTTCATCCAAAACTCCCTGCTCCATTTCTACATTATCCGATCTGATATTGTTTCTGCTACCCAGGTTTTTGATTCAATACCTGTACCGGATGTTGTTTCATGGACTTCAATGATTTCAGGTCTTTCCAAGTGTGGTTTTTTGGAAGAAGCAGTGATGAAGTTTATGTCCATGGACATAAAGCCTAATCCTACTACTCTTGTGACTGTTTTGTCTTCTTGTTCTACTTTAAGAGCTGTCAAGTTTGGTAAAGCTGTTCATGGCCATTGTTTGAGGAACTTTCATGAAAGTAATTTGATTTTGAACAATGCCGTTTTGGAATTCTATCTGAGATGTGGATCTCTGGCAAGTGCAAGGTATCTGTTTGTCAACATGCCCAAGAGAGATGTAGTTTCTTGGACTAGCATGGTGGGTGGTTATGCCCAAAGAGGTTTTTGTGAAGAGGCAGTGAAACTTTTCCAACAACTGGTGCAGGGCGGGGAAGCTGACCCTAATGAGGCCACCATTGTCAATGTATTGTCAGCATGTTCTTTGATTTGTGCATTGCGTTCAGGCCAGCAGGTGCATTCCTATATCAGTACTCAACGAGATCTCATGGTGAATGTCAATGTGGGAAATGCCTTAATCAACATGTATGTCAAGTGTGGACATTTGGGTATGGCTATTTCGGTTTTTAAGGCCCTTGAGTGCAGAGATATCATTTCATGGACTGCTCTAATAAGTGGCATGGCCATGAATGGCCATGGCATCCAGGTGTTACAGCTCTTTTCCAGTATGCTAGTCAATGGGATTTCTCCTGATGGTGTAACCTTCCTTGGGTTGTTAACAGCATGCAGTCATGCTGGCTTGGTAAATCAAGGGCTTATGTTCTTCAATGCTATGAAGAAAATTTACCAGATTGTTCCTGAAACACTGCATTATGCGTGTCTGGTCGATATGTATGGTCGAGCTGGGCTCTTAGAGGAAGCAGAGGCTTTTATTAAAGAAATGCCAATGAAAGCTGATGGTCCTGTTTGGGGAGCACTGCTTAATGCGTGCAAAATTCATGGGAACGAGGAGATGGTTGAGAGGATTAGCGAAGGCCTTCGCAATAGTGCACAAGTGACCACTGGAACATATGCGCTGTTATCAAATGCTTATGCTAATCATGATAGGTGGGATGATTCTAATAAGGTCCGCGATGAAATGAGAGAGATGGGGATGAAGACACCACCAGGTTGTAGTTGGATTGAGATTGGTCCAGAGATCAAACATACAGACAGGTGTTCCAATACATGGTCAACATTGGGTAAGAACCACTCTTTGTCTAACCAAACCACAGAAGGGTCCTTGAAAGCCTAA
- the LOC126802539 gene encoding egg cell-secreted protein 1.4-like, with product MASKTLVFLSMMTLIPSLIMSASNARKLSAGIETSSDEGKGGLVECGNALVELKSCSQEIVVYFLNGKADIGVDCCKAIATITRHCWPAMLTSLGFTVEQGDVLRGYCDVAAAVTATAPAAAPVAHKTPLTSC from the coding sequence ATGGCTTCCAAAACTTTGGTTTTCCTTTCCATGATGACATTGATCCCATCCCTCATTATGAGTGCAAGCAATGCAAGGAAACTTTCTGCAGGGATCGAAACCAGCAGTGATGAAGGCAAAGGCGGCCTAGTGGAATGCGGAAATGCGCTGGTGGAGCTGAAATCTTGCTCGCAAGAAATTGTCGTGTATTTCCTTAATGGGAAGGCTGATATTGGCGTGGACTGTTGCAAAGCCATCGCCACGATTACGCGTCACTGCTGGCCTGCAATGCTCACCTCCCTTGGCTTCACTGTAGAACAAGGTGACGTCTTACGAGGCTACTGCGATGTTGCGGCTGCTGTGACTGCTACTGCTCCTGCTGCAGCGCCAGTTGCGCATAAAACTCCTCTTACAAGTTGTTGA